From the Chryseobacterium fluminis genome, the window TTGGGTTCTATGAATAATTTTATTAATGCCTTTAAAATTAATTTGATACTCCACTTTTGGAAGGCTATTATTGAAAAGAGTATCGTGATACGCTAAAACTCTTTACGTTACTGAAAAATCTGCCCTGTAAACATCTAATCGAATATCAAATTATCTCCTCTCATCATCATTTCTTTTATAATAGACAGTCTGTTGTCTCCATATCCATTTTCTTTTTTAGCTTCTTCCAATGATTTTGAATAATGATATTTACCAACTCCTTTATCCATTGCTAAGCCCCCAAAAATAAAAACAGAGAAAATGTATATTATTATGAAAATTAAAATAAGAATCATCATAATGTTCCAATATTTATTTATTTTTTCAATCATTTTTTCAGAAAATTATTTTTTAATTCTTTAAAATTGCTATTTGGAATAACAGAATAACCACCATACTGAGACAATCCTGCACCCGTTAAAGCGGCAGAGATCATAGAATTATCAATTATTGAAAAGAAAATGGTAATTACTCTGCAATTGTTCTATTTTAATTTGAAGTGTTTTATGATAAAATAAATTCCAGGGATACAGATTAGTGACAAAAACAAATAAAAACTTATTCCCAAATCTAAAATAATAGATACTATTAAACTTAAAACAGGAAGTGTTAAAAATAAAATGCCATTTATCAAATAATTAGGAGTTTTGACAAAAAAAGGAGTTTTATTTCTAAATCTATATTCATCACTATACTTACGGGAATGCCAGTCTTCAAAACTATCCATAAAATTATCATCCTGGTTATTTTTATGATCTTTCTCATTCATTTTTTAATAATTTTTCAGCTATTGTGTTAGACAATTAGTGCATCATTTTATTGGGTTATATGGTTAATTCGAATTAAGCCAATCGCACTCATAGGGATTTCTATGTAGGACCTTTATTATCATCTAATCTGATGAAGTAAAGATCATACAGTGAGTTGTTGTTAGTTCGTGTTATCATAATAGAGCCAGTCTGTAATATAATCATTACAGCCACTAAAGAAATAGGTATCAAAAGATAATCTAAATCTGTATTTTTTCTTTTCTTTAAATGCTCCTGATATTCTGCCCGGGATAATTTTAACTTCATATTCTCGCTTCTCTCCTTTCTTTAGCCTAACCATTTTCCCAAAACATTGTTTTGGATCTCCACACAAGGTACCGTCAAAACTATATTTTGAGGCAATATATTTTTTGGATTCTGAGCTATATATTTGTATATCTGTAGGTCTGGCAAACTCCGCATTAAACAGTATAGGAACTTTAACTTTTCCGTTACTGGAATTTTGTATCCTAAAAATAATTTTTCCATCATGTAAATATGGGTTATTAAAAAATGATAGATTACATTTTTGCTGAGCAGATAAAAAGCTCATTAGAAACACTAAGAAAAACTTATACATAACTTTTATTTAAAGAAACTTGATTTTATAGAATCATTATACTGTGATTGATAGACTTTCATGAGAGCGGGATGTGAATCTATATAATTGAAAATTGCTTGGCATTATTCCACTAATCCTTCATTCCCAGAACGGAGCTTTTGGAAGACTATTATTGAAAAGAGTGTCATGATACGCTAAAACTCTTTACATTACTCAAAAATCTGCCCTGTAAACATCTAATCGAATATCAAATTATCTCCTCTCATCATCATTTCTTTTATAATAGACAGCCTGTTGTCTCCATATTCCATAGACATATCAGAAGTGGTTGGATATCTTTTCAGCATTTTCTTTTCAAACCCCTCTAGGTTGTCATCAATAAGATAATTTAAAAATTCTTCATGCGCTCTTTCGTTATAAACAGGATTTAGTTTTGGAGAATAAGACTTCAAAAGGTTTTTATATTCTTCAACAGGCTTATGCCCAGTCAATAGTTCTTTGCATAACAGACTGTATAAAGAAAGCTGAAAGTAAATATCATCCTTCACTATTTTCCGATCTACTTTCTTTAAAAATGGCTCAACTTCATTCAGTTTATCGACTAAAAAAAGCTGTTTCATTTTATATAAATACAAAATTTCACTATTTTTATTTTGCTCCAAAGCGCAATCGATCATAATAGACATACTGTCATTAACTTGTTTTCTTAATTTGGTATACTGTTCCCTTGAAAAATTATTGTATGTTTTTCCTGGTTCTTTTTCAAAATCAAACCAAAGAGAGGTCCTTTTAATATATAAATTCCCAAATTTTTCATCACAGTTTATAGTATCTTTTTTACAAGAAATTATTGAAAAAAGAAAACTTATAAAAAATATTTTCTTAAACATATTTATCTTACTTTTATTAGGTGATTGGTATGTATTACTCCTTTAGCTCCTGCGGGAATTTGATAGGTAAGACCTATATTCACTTTTATGGTTGAATTCAAAGGGATGCTTCTGAAAGTTGCTGTTGATAAAACACTCGGACTTCCCTGAGAATTATATGTAGAATAATCCATTCTTGAACTTATTCCATACTCCTGATGCAATAAAAAACCTGCATCAATTTTACTTCCATCTGGACCTACAATTTCATAATTGGCAATATAAGAACCTCTTGTATTCATTCTTGAAGTCTGTGTGGTCATATTAACATCTGCGGTGCCATCATCTTAAAAAACCATATCAGCAGTGACCCCACTTTGAGAGCCACTGGGAACAAATATTCCTGGACCTTGTCCTGCTTTCGGGCCTTCCCCAATTTGCGGGATAACAGCGGTTTGTCCTCCACGGCTGCCATTGGCAGAATGTTTTTCACTCGTACTTCTAATTCGTTTCCTTCTTATTGGTTTTCTTTCATCATTCCAAATCTGCCCCCATATGCGCAATATAATTAAACGCAGCAACAATACTTCCCAATTAAAGCTCCTTCCCAAAAGTTCCTTAGTCAAGCGGAGAAACTACAACCTCCTAAAACTGCACCTAGGACTTATCATATTTATATTTTAAGATGCTTCATATTATATCATCTTTCTGCCACAATGTAAAAAAAATCTTCTTTATTAAGTTCTAGTATGATAGTATCCATATTTGTGTCTACTCCAATTATACTAATTGTACGTCTTCAAACCAACTTAGACATTTTAGTTTAAATCCTTAAGGAGGATTTTCGATTTATAAACTTACTAATTTTTGTTGGTTATATATTTGTCTTCTTTTTCGGATGGATTCCGCTTTTGTTTGCTTTCTTTTTTCCAAAATCTGTTCTGATCTTCCGAAGTACACATCTGCTGGAGTGAGGTTATTTATCGACTCGTGATAGCGCTTGTTATTGTAGTTTTCTACAAACTTCTCCAGTGCCTGGATGAGTTCCTCGGGATGATAAAAATGATTTAGTTTCACTACATTTTTCATCGTTCTGTGATAACGTTCAATCTTGCCCTGGGTCTGCGGATGCATTGGTTTTCCGTGAACCTGTTTCATCCTTAAATCGTCTTTCAGATAGCTTTTCAACTCATTGGAGACGTAGCAGGAACCGTTGTCCGAGAGCAGTTTCGGTTTGGCTTTGGTCTTTAATTTTGCTTTTTTAATGGCTGTGTCCACCGTTCGTTTCACATCTTCGGCTTTCATTGAGTCGCATAGCTCCCAGTGAATGATGTAGCGGCTGTAATCGTCCAAGATCGTGCTCAGATAGTACCATCCCCAGCCTATGATCTTGAAATAAGTAAAATCTGTCTGCCACATTTGATGCACAAATTCCGTTTTGTCTTTGAACTCATTTGCTGCCGAAAGAAGAAAATGATTCGGTGCCGGGATTAAGTCTCTTTGCTTCAAAATCCGGTAAACACTAGATTCTGAAATAAAAACACTTTGCTCATCGGTAATTTTGTAGGCCAGTTCCCTTGCAGATAATTCGGTGTGTTCCAAAGCGATCTCTACTACCAGATCTTTCTGTCTTTCAGGAATGCTGTTCCATTGCCTATGGTTTGTTCTTTTCGTAGTTTCCAAGCCATCATAGCCGTTTTCCAAGTAGCTTTGATACCATTTGTAAAAGCTGCTTCTAGCAATTCCAAAACTTTCCAAGGTTCGTTTCACGCCGAGTTCACTTGTGGTTACCGTTTGAATGATCTCGTATTTCTCAGCTGCCGATAATCTCATATATTTCCTGTATTTATCGATTAATCCAGCCTGTCTAAACTTTTTTTTACAATGTCATAGCGAACGACCAGATCAGCTACGATCTCTTTCAAACGTGCATTTTCCTTCTTCAGATCTGATACTTCATCACTCGTAGCCTCGCGAGCGACATCTCCATTTAAGCGCTTCTTTCCTGCTTCCATAAACTCCTTGTTCCAGGCATAAAACTGCGACTGTGCAATATTATGGTTCCTGCAAAGTTCGGCTACGGAAGTCTCCGCTCGAAGACCTTCCATCACGATTAAAATCTTTTGCTCTGCAGTGAATATTCTGCGGGTGTTCTGCCGAATATCTTTTACGAATTTCTCGGTCGGTTTCTTTTTCGGTGTTGCCATAATTAAAATTACTCTTTTTATGAAAACACTCCTTAAATTTTTAATGTCTAATGTCCACTTTTTGCTGACGATTTACAGATGTAAAATAAAAGGGTACGTAATCACCAATCATTCCATAATGTTCAATTCTTACCTTAGTTTCACTCCTTACGTCAATTATTTCAGGATTTCCAATATTAACATAGGGAGAATTAGCTTTAGAGCTTTTTTTACATACAATTCCAGTTTCTAATATTATTGGCAGGTTTTCGATATGTATAATTCTATAGCAATATTCTTTATTTTTATTAATCATTTTTAACTACACTTTGTTTACAATTACAGCTATCATTCCAATTTACGTATTGCGTTAATGTTAATATGGTTTAATATATCTTCGTAAAACTGTTTCAACAACTAATATAGAATTTATTTTGATGCTTTGATTATTAATTAATTAAATTTTTCTTGAGTTTTTTCGATTTGACGTTTGTATTAATTTTCATGAAGGTAGACATAATTAAATAAACTTTAATGCACTGAAAAACTTTGAAAATGCAATTTCAAGAAAATTGACAGTAAAAAATTAATTTTCGGCACATTTTTTTTCTTCACTATCATCTCCTTAATCTATCTAAAATTTGTGTATTTTCAACCTTAAAAAATAAAGATTTCCAAAACAAAAAAAAGAGTTCCGAAGTTTTTTGACCCTTTTCGCAGAAAAGGCAAGAAAGTCTTTGGAGGTACAAAATGTAAATTTTGTATATACAAAGACACATCTTGCTATAGAGTTTTCATAAGTCAGAAATTTTATTTAGTCTACCTTAATTTATACCAGTCGGAGTAGTTGATTTTAATCTAGTTTCGGTCTTTTAATTTTTGGAAGATTAGATAGCGAAGAATTTCCATTAAAGTGTGAAACATCAAGGGTATTCATATTTTTTTCAAGAGTAGCTTGCCAATTCAAAATAGGTCTTCCAATTGAATTTTTCCAATCGGCTTCTTCCCATTTTTGAAATTTTTGAATCAATAAAGCATCCAGCTTTTCTGAATAGTCTTTTAAAGTTTTCGCAAAATCCATAAACTGTTTTAAGTTCGGATATTTTGAAAATGAACTATTGGTATTAATTTCCGATTCCACAATGGTTTTTAGTTCATCAATCGGTTTATCTATCATTTCACAGGTTTTTGGTGTTACTTTTGGCATTGGGTTGCCATTTAAAATAAAACGATTTGGAAAACCCGGATTTCTATTATAATCTAAAAGTCCTATAAGTTTGAGCTTATTTTTTGCAGTAATGACCGTTTGCCTGGAAAGACCAAGCTCTCTTGCCATTTGATAGTCTGATAAAACAATTTCTTTTCGTGAATCTTCACATTTGTAGAGGATGAAAGTAAAAACAGCTATAGTATTTGCGCCAATTTTATTTTTTGAATTTAAATCAAACATTTTCTCAAATAAGTTCACATCAAAAGTTTTTGAATTTCTCATCTCTTAAATGCAGATTTATATTGTTTTTGAACTTCTTCGGTTTTCTTACTAAGATATTCATTCAAGTCCTTGAAATCTGAATACAGAACCCGGCAATCTTCTATTTTTTTTGTTTCATTGCAAATGATTTCTACAGCACGATTTCCCGCTTCATCATTATCACAATAAAGCTCCACTTTTTCATATTTTCCAAGTGAATTTTTAACATTTTGGATCATCGAAACAGAGTTCAAAATGAGATAATCGGAAGGTTGCTTTTCCAATTCATTTTCGAGAGTTTTAAAAGAAAGAAAATCGAAAAAGCCCTCAAAAACCCTAAGTGAATCAGAACCGTTTTTGATGGTTGAAACATCTTTTTTACCCAGGCATATTTTTGAATATTTATTGCGGATTTCGTAACCGCCTGAATCGTTTTTGAAACCAATTCCGAAATAGTTTTTATTGTTATTCTGATAATGGATTTGCTTTAAAAATTCGGTTTGATTTTGTACTTTTCTTTCTCTCAAATATTCCAGGAGTGCCGGATGCTGGACATTTTTAATTTCAATTATCTCGTAATTTTTCGGAAGATTCTCAAATTTCTGATAAGGAACATTTTGCTTTTGAAAAGAAGAAAAATTATGATTCTCTGCCCAAACTAAAACTTCACTTACTGAAGCATTCAGATATTTCCTCATAAAATCGGTATTATTACCACCAATTCCTTCTGAAAAGAGGTACCAATAGTTTAGGCTTTTATTAATTTTAAAAGAGGCCTGGGATTCGCTGGCAAAGGGGTTAAGATACCAGGCTTCTTTTTCATTTTGTTTCGTGGGAAGGTGTCCGAGAGAAAGGAGGACTTCTTCCAACGATATGCTGTTGAATTGTCTGCAGTTCATAGAGTTTTATTTTTGTGTTTTTTTATAAAGTTTTTTTTAATTCGCCTACCTTATTACCTATGCCTTTATTCATCGAGGTTTCTACGGATTTTACGTCCTACCTTTTATTACCTGGTTACCTTCATTTAATTCAGGTAATTAGGTAAGTTTACTTTTATTCAGTTACCTTATCGTAAACTTTTTGTTAATGATGGTTTCCGCAATTTTCAGGTAAGTGGTAAGTAATTTTAAATTATTTCATTCGTCAATTTTCCTTCGAATCAAATATCCATAGACTTGTCTTTTCGGATGTTTTATTCTTTCGTAGTTCATTGCGGTCAAGGCTTTACCAATTTTTATAATGTTCAGCCGTACACCAAGCGCATTGTTCATCGCAAGCATAATGTCCGAAGGCGTCAGAAATTCACTTTGCAGTTTGGATTTTTCGAAATGACTAAGGATAATTTCCTGTTCCAGGGATACCTGTTTGAATTTTTCATTCCGCTTTTCATTTTCCTGGATATCTTCAGCCGTGAGTTCAGGATTGTAATTTTTTCTTTCAAAAGCATTATAGTATGCTTGTGACCAAACTTTTTCAATATTGATTTCCTTAGAATAATTGAAATCAATCTCCAAAACTTCAAAAATCTGCCACCGCACACTTCCGGTTTCATCGGTTAAAAAATCCGACCGGTTGGTAGACCCACAAAACGAAGCCGTTCGGTGCATCAATGATGATTTTCGATCGTAAGGCAAACGTGCATTGACGGTATTTTTTGAAATGAAGGATTTAAGAATATTAACATCTGTTTTTGACATTACCGAAAGCTCATCAATATTGACCAGAAGGTTTTTACATAAGGAAATTAAGCCATCTTTATCAACACCAATGTCTTCTGTATAATATTGTTCAAGACTTGCAGGAATGAGAAATCGCAGAAAACTCGTCTTTCCACTGTTTTGCTTAGTATTGAACAGCACAAAACACTGTTTGTTGATGTAGCCGGGTTTCAATGCACAAATTACAGTCCTGGTTATCCACTTCTCGAAATACTTTTGGAAGGATTTATCATCGGTCGTCTTTACATAACTGCAAAGCTTACTGATATGGTTATCGTTGTCCCAATTTTCCAAGTTTTCGAAATATTCCCGAATCGGATTGTACTGCTGAATCAAATGACTTCTGACCAGAATCTCCAATTTATTAATCGGAATATCAATTCCTGATCTGACAAGTTCTATAAATAATGAGTTCAAATTGAGTGGTGACCATTTTTTATCCGAAACAAGTTTAATTTCAAGCTCAAGAGAGATTGTGTTGAATCTAATTGAATATTTTGAATTCAAATAATTGAGCGTTCTGTCAAATATTGTTTTCGTTTCTGTCTCAATTTGATACAGAATTTTATTTTCTTCCATAAAACATTTTTTGATTTTGGAAGGAGTCACAAATAATTTTTATATTTGCTCTTTACTTCCAGTAAAACAAACATTTAAACCTAACTATGGCAGTAGTTAGGTTTTATTTTTTGCGTAAAGAAAATTCTATTGCTTCTTGTTGGATCTCATCGTTTGATTTATGGCTGTTTTTGAGCAACCATTCGTCAATTTTTTTTCTTTCAAAGAATAGAATTTTTCCGGAAGGTTTTGAGAATGGGATAGAGTTGGTATGAACCAATTTGTAGATATAGGATTTCTTGAACCCTGTGTAATCTGAAAGCTCTTCTACATTAAGAATTGCCTTGAGCCCGAAAATATGCTTTTCAATTCTGTTGAGCTTATGAATGATGATTTCGTTATTTTCCATCTGTTTCTTTTAATTGATTTAACGAAACAAAAGTCAACAATAAAAACCATAAATAAAAGACTATCAATAGGTTGTGGGCTAAATAAGAATACTTTGGACTAATTTGAAATGTTAAAAGGCTAAATAAGATTATTCTGGATTCAACTGGATTAGAAAGTGATTTTCATTGCTTTTAAAAAATAGAAAACGGAACTTTCATAACTCGATATTTAATTCCGGAATAATCTCAGCAGCTTCCTTCATTTTGCTATCCACAATTTTAGCATAAATCTGCGTTGTTCTTAATTCACGATGTCCCAGTCTTTTAGAAACCGTGTAAATATCTGCACCATTTTCTAACAACAGAACGGCGTTCGTATGTCTTGCTGAATGAAAAGTAATATGCTTAGGAACTGCAGCACGATTGCACCAACGGATAATTTCAGTATTGTAGGTCATTCCATATTTTAAGCCTTTGAAAACTCTTTCTTGCGGATCTTGTCTTTCGCCCAGCAATTCTCTGGCTTGTTTTGAAATATAAAGATATTCTACACCCTCAGTTTTTTCTTGTCGGAAATTGACTCTGGAAACATCACCTTCATCACGAACTTCTTTCCAGGTCAAAGTATTAATATCCGACCAACGTAGTCCTGATAAACACGAAAA encodes:
- a CDS encoding DarT ssDNA thymidine ADP-ribosyltransferase family protein, producing MINKNKEYCYRIIHIENLPIILETGIVCKKSSKANSPYVNIGNPEIIDVRSETKVRIEHYGMIGDYVPFYFTSVNRQQKVDIRH
- a CDS encoding cyclic nucleotide-binding domain-containing protein, coding for MRNSKTFDVNLFEKMFDLNSKNKIGANTIAVFTFILYKCEDSRKEIVLSDYQMARELGLSRQTVITAKNKLKLIGLLDYNRNPGFPNRFILNGNPMPKVTPKTCEMIDKPIDELKTIVESEINTNSSFSKYPNLKQFMDFAKTLKDYSEKLDALLIQKFQKWEEADWKNSIGRPILNWQATLEKNMNTLDVSHFNGNSSLSNLPKIKRPKLD
- a CDS encoding IS3 family transposase (programmed frameshift), which encodes MATPKKKPTEKFVKDIRQNTRRIFTAEQKILIVMEGLRAETSVAELCRNHNIAQSQFYAWNKEFMEAGKKRLNGDVAREATSDEVSDLKKENARLKEIVADLVVRYDIVKKSRQAGLIDKYRKYMRLSAAEKYEIIQTVTTSELGVKRTLESFGIARSSFYKWYQSYLENGYDGLETTKRTNHRQWNSIPERQKDLVVEIALEHTELSARELAYKITDEQSVFISESSVYRILKQRDLIPAPNHFLLSAANEFKDKTEFVHQMWQTDFTYFKIIGWGWYYLSTILDDYSRYIIHWELCDSMKAEDVKRTVDTAIKKAKLKTKAKPKLLSDNGSCYVSNELKSYLKDDLRMKQVHGKPMHPQTQGKIERYHRTMKNVVKLNHFYHPEELIQALEKFVENYNNKRYHESINNLTPADVYFGRSEQILEKRKQTKAESIRKRRQIYNQQKLVSL
- a CDS encoding VapE domain-containing protein — encoded protein: MEENKILYQIETETKTIFDRTLNYLNSKYSIRFNTISLELEIKLVSDKKWSPLNLNSLFIELVRSGIDIPINKLEILVRSHLIQQYNPIREYFENLENWDNDNHISKLCSYVKTTDDKSFQKYFEKWITRTVICALKPGYINKQCFVLFNTKQNSGKTSFLRFLIPASLEQYYTEDIGVDKDGLISLCKNLLVNIDELSVMSKTDVNILKSFISKNTVNARLPYDRKSSLMHRTASFCGSTNRSDFLTDETGSVRWQIFEVLEIDFNYSKEINIEKVWSQAYYNAFERKNYNPELTAEDIQENEKRNEKFKQVSLEQEIILSHFEKSKLQSEFLTPSDIMLAMNNALGVRLNIIKIGKALTAMNYERIKHPKRQVYGYLIRRKIDE
- a CDS encoding helix-turn-helix transcriptional regulator — translated: MENNEIIIHKLNRIEKHIFGLKAILNVEELSDYTGFKKSYIYKLVHTNSIPFSKPSGKILFFERKKIDEWLLKNSHKSNDEIQQEAIEFSLRKK
- a CDS encoding toprim domain-containing protein, with the protein product MNCRQFNSISLEEVLLSLGHLPTKQNEKEAWYLNPFASESQASFKINKSLNYWYLFSEGIGGNNTDFMRKYLNASVSEVLVWAENHNFSSFQKQNVPYQKFENLPKNYEIIEIKNVQHPALLEYLRERKVQNQTEFLKQIHYQNNNKNYFGIGFKNDSGGYEIRNKYSKICLGKKDVSTIKNGSDSLRVFEGFFDFLSFKTLENELEKQPSDYLILNSVSMIQNVKNSLGKYEKVELYCDNDEAGNRAVEIICNETKKIEDCRVLYSDFKDLNEYLSKKTEEVQKQYKSAFKR